A DNA window from Phragmites australis chromosome 11, lpPhrAust1.1, whole genome shotgun sequence contains the following coding sequences:
- the LOC133884629 gene encoding protein PEROXIN-4-like: MQASRARLFKEYKEVQREKSADPDIQLICDDSNIFKWTALIKGPSETPYEGGVFQLAFAIPEQYPLLPPQVRFLTKIFHPNVHFKTGEICLDILKNAWSPAWTLQSVCRAIIALMAHPEADSPLNCDSGNLLRSGDIRGYQSMARMYTRLAAMPKKS, from the exons ATGCAG GCATCTAGAGCTAGGCTTTTTAAGGAGTACAAGGAGGTGCAGCGGGAGAAATCTGCTGACCCTGATATCCAATTGATATGTGATGATTCAAACATATTCAAATGGACTGCTCTCATCAAG GGACCCTCAGAGACTCCTTATGAAGGTGGTGTCTTCCAGCTTGCCTTTGCTATCCCAGAGCAATACCCTCTACTACCTCCCCAAGTTCGGTTCCTGACTAAAATTTTCCACCCAAACGTGCATTTCAAG ACTGGTGAAATTTGCTTGGATATCTTGAAGAATGCATGGAGCCCTGCATGGACCCTCCAATCCGTTTGTAGAGCCATAATTGCATTGATGGCTCATCCAGAGGCAGACAGCCCACTTAACTGTGACTCAG GTAATCTTCTACGATCCGGTGACATCAGAGGCTACCAATCAATGGCAAGAATGTATACAAGGCTCGCTGCAATGCCAAAGAAAAGCTAA
- the LOC133884627 gene encoding rac-like GTP-binding protein 1: MSAAAAASSVTKFIKCVTVGDGAVGKTCMLICYTCNKFPTDYIPTVFDNFSANVSVDGSIVNLGLWDTAGQEDYSRLRPLSYRGADVFILSFSLVSRASYENVLKKWMPELRRFSPSVPVVLVGTKLDLREDRSYLADHSAASIITTEQGEELRKQIGAVAYIECSSKTQRNIKAVFDTAIKVVLQPPRRREVTRKKMKTSSNQSVRRYLCGSACFT; the protein is encoded by the exons atgagtgcggcggcggcagcgagtTCGGTGACCAAGTTCATCAAGTGCGTCACCGTCGGGGATGGGGCCGTAGGGAAGACCTGCATGCTCATCTGCTACACCTGCAACAAGTTCCCCACC GATTATATCCCCACTGTGTTTGACAACTTCAGTGCCAATGTCTCTGTGGATGGGAGCATTGTGAACTTGGGCCTCTGGGACACAGCAG GTCAGGAGGATTACAGCAGATTGAGGCCTCTTAGCTACAGAGGGGCTGATGTATTTATCCTGTCCTTCTCTCTGGTGAGCAGAGCAAGCTATGAGAATGTATTGAAGAAG TGGATGCCAGAGCTTCGCCGGTTTTCACCTAGTGTTCCTGTAGTTCTTGTAGGAACCAAACTAG ATCTCCGTGAAGACAGATCTTATCTTGCTGACCATTCCGCTGCTTCCATCATCACAACTGAACAG GGGGAGGAGCTCAGAAAGCAGATAGGTGCTGTGGCCTACATAGAATGCAGCTCAAAGACGCAGAGG AACATAAAGGCTGTTTTTGATACTGCGATCAAAGTAGTGCTTCAACCACCAAGGCGAAGAGAAGTTACCAGAAAGAAAATGAAGACGAGCTCAAACCAATCTGTGAG GAGGTACCTCTGTGGAAGTGCTTGTTTCACGTAA